The following coding sequences lie in one Kitasatospora azatica KCTC 9699 genomic window:
- a CDS encoding AfsR/SARP family transcriptional regulator, whose protein sequence is MQLGVLGPLSVRADEREVVIAGNRQRTLLATLLLHGGTVVSVDALTEAVWDGRPPKGVRGALHTSMTRLRLQLGPAAGARIVAQSPGYCFRVAPEELDVHRFEAAALRGRRALAQRAWAEAFRHLSEAEALWRGAPLEDVCSNTLRDAWSEPLRHRLLAVGLDRIDAGLQLGRHAELLTPLHRLAREEPLDERVHERLMLALYRDGRTSEALAAFQRARRILVQELGVEPGPALRALHDRILAADPALAAPPESAERPPVPPAAPPGVPAQLPSGLADFTGRMAELRRLEALLTGRTEGVPIAVLSGCGGLGKSALAVQVAHRVREHFPDGQLYARLGGHGGQPRPVGEVLASFLLALGVEAERIPGSAEDRADLFRTVVADRRILIVLDDARDTAELRLLLPGTAWCAVVITSRVRLAGLCSAVLFDLDVLPPQDSLALLAKVAGPTRIEAEPRAAQQVVEACAGLPLAVRIVGARLAGRPNWRLADLADLLTDENHRMRELQIGDLAVAASFALSYAALREADNAQGTALARAFRLLGLAPGPTIGLAAATALLDQPPAAAEEALEALVDSHLLESAGPGRYRFHSLLRAYARNAAHQEEPEPARAAAAQRLLELRA, encoded by the coding sequence ATGCAGTTGGGAGTACTCGGACCGCTGTCGGTCCGTGCGGACGAGCGTGAAGTGGTGATCGCCGGCAACCGGCAGCGCACCCTGCTGGCCACCCTGTTGCTGCACGGCGGCACGGTGGTGTCGGTCGACGCGCTGACCGAGGCGGTCTGGGACGGCCGGCCGCCCAAGGGGGTGCGCGGCGCGCTGCACACCTCGATGACCAGGCTGCGGCTGCAGTTGGGCCCGGCGGCCGGCGCGCGGATCGTGGCGCAGAGCCCCGGATACTGCTTCCGGGTGGCTCCCGAGGAGCTGGACGTCCACCGCTTCGAGGCCGCCGCGCTGCGCGGTCGCCGGGCGCTCGCCCAGCGCGCCTGGGCCGAGGCCTTCCGGCACCTGTCCGAGGCGGAGGCGTTGTGGCGCGGCGCCCCGTTGGAGGACGTCTGCTCCAACACCCTGCGGGATGCCTGGAGCGAGCCGCTGCGGCACCGGCTGCTCGCGGTCGGACTGGATCGGATCGACGCCGGCCTGCAGCTCGGCCGGCACGCCGAACTGCTCACGCCACTCCACCGGTTGGCCCGCGAGGAGCCGCTGGACGAGCGGGTCCACGAGCGGCTGATGCTGGCCCTGTACCGGGACGGGCGGACTTCGGAGGCGCTGGCCGCCTTTCAGCGGGCCCGCCGGATCCTGGTGCAGGAGCTGGGCGTTGAGCCCGGCCCCGCGCTGCGCGCCCTGCACGACCGGATCCTGGCCGCCGACCCGGCGCTCGCCGCGCCGCCCGAGTCGGCCGAGCGCCCGCCCGTGCCGCCCGCCGCACCGCCCGGCGTCCCGGCCCAACTCCCTTCCGGTCTGGCCGACTTCACCGGACGGATGGCTGAGCTGCGACGGCTCGAGGCGCTGCTCACCGGCCGCACCGAGGGGGTGCCGATCGCCGTGCTGTCCGGCTGCGGCGGGCTGGGCAAGAGCGCCCTGGCGGTCCAGGTCGCGCACCGGGTCCGCGAGCACTTCCCGGACGGGCAGCTGTACGCCCGGCTCGGCGGCCACGGCGGGCAGCCGCGACCGGTCGGCGAGGTACTCGCCTCCTTCCTGCTCGCCCTCGGCGTCGAGGCGGAGCGGATCCCCGGCTCGGCCGAGGACCGGGCGGACCTGTTCCGCACGGTGGTCGCCGACCGGCGGATCCTGATCGTGCTGGACGACGCCCGCGACACCGCCGAGCTGCGCCTGCTGCTGCCCGGCACCGCCTGGTGCGCCGTGGTGATCACCAGCCGGGTCCGGCTCGCCGGCCTCTGCTCGGCCGTCCTCTTCGACCTGGACGTACTGCCCCCGCAGGACTCCCTCGCCCTGCTGGCGAAGGTCGCCGGGCCGACCAGGATCGAGGCCGAACCCCGCGCCGCCCAGCAGGTGGTGGAGGCCTGCGCGGGCCTGCCGCTCGCGGTGCGGATCGTCGGCGCCAGACTGGCCGGCCGCCCGAACTGGCGACTGGCCGATCTGGCGGACCTGCTGACCGACGAGAACCACCGGATGCGCGAACTGCAGATCGGCGACCTCGCGGTGGCCGCGAGCTTCGCGCTCTCCTACGCCGCGCTGCGCGAGGCCGACAACGCCCAGGGCACCGCACTGGCCCGCGCCTTCCGACTGCTCGGTCTGGCCCCCGGCCCGACCATCGGCCTCGCCGCGGCAACCGCGCTGCTCGACCAGCCGCCCGCGGCGGCGGAGGAGGCATTGGAGGCCCTGGTCGACAGTCACCTGCTGGAGTCCGCCGGCCCCGGCCGCTACCGCTTCCACAGCCTGCTGCGCGCCTACGCCCGCAACGCCGCCCACCAGGAGGAACCCGAACCGGCCAGGGCGGCCGCCGCCCAACGGCTGCTCGAACTGCGGGCCTGA
- a CDS encoding alpha-ketoglutarate-dependent dioxygenase AlkB family protein produces MDSLLPRPRLTVAPGAVHVPDWLDQEQQRELVAACRSWATGPVPMRHTRLPRGGVMSVRTVCLGWHWQPYRYTRTAEDVNGRPVAELPDWLLRLGRRALADAYQDPTAGEDYTPDTALINFYDSEARMGMHQDKDEQSSAPVVSLSIGDTCTFRFGNTETRSRPYTDLLLASGDLFVFGGPSRFAYHGVPKIHPGTAAPACGLTSGRLNITLRVTGLTSQSGVE; encoded by the coding sequence ATGGACTCCCTGCTCCCCCGCCCGCGCCTGACCGTGGCGCCCGGCGCGGTCCACGTCCCCGACTGGCTCGACCAGGAGCAACAGCGCGAGCTGGTCGCGGCCTGCCGCTCCTGGGCCACCGGCCCGGTCCCGATGCGGCACACCCGGCTGCCCCGGGGCGGCGTGATGTCGGTCCGGACCGTCTGCCTCGGCTGGCACTGGCAGCCGTACCGGTACACCCGCACCGCGGAGGACGTGAACGGCCGGCCGGTCGCCGAACTGCCGGACTGGCTGCTGCGACTGGGCCGCCGCGCCCTGGCCGACGCCTACCAGGACCCGACCGCCGGCGAGGACTACACCCCCGACACCGCGCTGATCAACTTCTACGACAGCGAGGCCAGGATGGGCATGCACCAGGACAAGGACGAGCAGTCCAGCGCCCCCGTCGTCTCGCTGAGCATCGGCGACACCTGCACCTTCCGGTTCGGCAACACCGAGACCCGGAGCAGGCCCTACACCGATCTGCTGCTGGCCTCCGGCGACCTCTTCGTCTTCGGCGGCCCGTCCCGCTTCGCCTACCACGGCGTCCCGAAGATCCACCCGGGCACCGCCGCCCCCGCCTGCGGCCTGACCAGCGGCCGGCTCAACATCACCCTGCGCGTCACCGGCCTCACCAGCCAGAGCGGCGTGGAGTAG
- a CDS encoding putative Ig domain-containing protein, which translates to MGSPHSSRIARRAALTSAVSLAVAAAGLMVAPAQAATVNTPVVSGQAHHTAAVAGSGITNEFNPYSSTLTRSTLPGIQQYEAMKRDRLAHQLQAAATGQQTLSYGGGVDGIGVQSGHSKVYLVFYGNQWGTQSTDANGNAKFSGDSAGAAGATQQMFKGIGTNGETWSADLTQWCDGPNVATGATSCPANANFIPYQSGGVLSGVWYDNAAASPASATGHQLGVEAVNAAAHFGNTTAASNRDAYYIILSPHGTNPDDYQNPTTGYCAWHDWNGDTTLTGGAANSPYGDIAFSNQPYNIDQGANCGVGFVNSPGTLDGWTMTLGHEWHEMMSDQNPAGGWTNHVTGSSYNGQENSDECAWLKPGTTGGAANVSFGSFGSYAEQASWSNDTNSCAITHAILTHGTTNTVTVTNPGTQSGTVGTAASLQISASDSASGQTLTYSATGLPAGLSINSSGLISGTPTTAGTSSVTVTATDTTGAAGSTTFSWTVATSGGGTCTAAQLLGNAGFETGSAAPWTASSGVVDNSASQAAHSGSWKAWMDGYGSAHTDTVSQTVTIPAGCKATFSFWLHVDTAETGTTAYDKLTVAANSTTLATYSNVNAATGYVQKSFDLSSYAGQTVTLKFTGVEDSSLQTSFVIDDTALNVS; encoded by the coding sequence ATGGGAAGCCCCCACAGCTCCCGTATAGCGAGGCGTGCTGCGCTCACCAGCGCCGTCTCCCTCGCCGTCGCCGCGGCCGGCCTGATGGTCGCCCCGGCCCAGGCCGCCACGGTCAACACCCCGGTGGTCTCGGGCCAGGCCCACCACACCGCGGCCGTCGCCGGCTCCGGCATCACGAACGAGTTCAACCCGTACAGCTCGACGCTCACCCGCAGCACCCTGCCGGGCATCCAGCAGTACGAGGCCATGAAGCGGGACCGCCTCGCGCACCAGCTGCAGGCGGCGGCGACCGGTCAGCAGACCCTCTCCTACGGCGGCGGTGTCGACGGCATCGGCGTGCAGAGCGGCCACTCCAAGGTCTACCTGGTGTTCTACGGTAACCAGTGGGGTACCCAGAGCACCGACGCCAACGGCAACGCGAAGTTCTCCGGCGACTCGGCCGGGGCCGCGGGCGCCACCCAGCAGATGTTCAAGGGCATCGGCACCAACGGCGAGACCTGGTCGGCCGACCTGACCCAGTGGTGCGACGGCCCGAACGTGGCCACCGGCGCGACCAGTTGCCCGGCGAACGCCAACTTCATCCCGTACCAGAGCGGCGGCGTGCTCTCCGGCGTCTGGTACGACAACGCGGCCGCCTCGCCGGCCTCGGCGACCGGCCACCAGCTCGGCGTGGAGGCCGTCAACGCGGCCGCCCACTTCGGCAACACCACGGCTGCCTCGAACCGCGACGCGTACTACATCATCCTGTCGCCGCACGGCACCAACCCGGACGACTACCAGAACCCGACCACCGGGTACTGCGCCTGGCACGACTGGAACGGCGACACCACCCTCACCGGTGGCGCGGCGAACTCGCCCTACGGCGACATCGCCTTCTCCAACCAGCCGTACAACATCGACCAGGGCGCCAACTGCGGCGTCGGCTTCGTCAACTCGCCCGGCACCCTGGACGGTTGGACGATGACCCTCGGCCACGAGTGGCACGAGATGATGTCGGACCAGAACCCGGCGGGCGGCTGGACCAACCACGTCACCGGCAGCTCGTACAACGGCCAGGAGAACTCCGACGAGTGCGCCTGGCTGAAGCCCGGCACCACGGGTGGCGCGGCCAACGTCTCCTTCGGCTCCTTCGGCTCCTACGCCGAGCAGGCCAGCTGGTCGAACGACACCAACTCCTGCGCCATCACGCACGCCATCCTGACCCACGGCACCACCAACACGGTCACGGTGACCAACCCGGGCACCCAGAGCGGCACCGTCGGCACCGCCGCCAGCCTGCAGATCAGCGCCAGCGACTCGGCCTCGGGCCAGACGCTGACCTACTCGGCCACCGGCTTGCCGGCCGGCCTGTCGATCAACTCCTCGGGCCTGATCTCCGGTACCCCGACCACCGCCGGGACCTCCTCGGTGACCGTCACCGCGACGGACACCACCGGCGCGGCCGGCTCCACCACCTTCAGCTGGACCGTGGCCACCAGCGGCGGCGGCACCTGCACCGCGGCCCAGCTGCTCGGCAACGCCGGCTTCGAGACCGGTAGCGCCGCCCCGTGGACCGCCAGCTCCGGCGTCGTCGACAACAGCGCCTCCCAGGCCGCCCACAGCGGCTCCTGGAAGGCCTGGATGGACGGCTACGGCAGCGCCCACACCGACACCGTGTCGCAGACCGTCACCATCCCGGCCGGCTGCAAGGCGACGTTCAGCTTCTGGCTGCACGTCGACACCGCCGAGACCGGCACCACCGCCTACGACAAGCTGACCGTGGCCGCCAACAGCACCACCCTGGCCACCTACAGCAACGTCAACGCGGCCACCGGCTACGTGCAGAAGTCCTTCGACCTCTCCTCCTACGCCGGCCAGACCGTCACCCTCAAGTTCACCGGTGTGGAGGACTCCTCCCTCCAGACCAGCTTCGTGATCGACGACACCGCGCTCAACGTCTCCTGA
- a CDS encoding FBP domain-containing protein codes for MRELTEDLIRNSFVNCSKGEAKRLAVPRDLAEQPWEDLDFLGWRDPGAPDRCYLVAEHGGELIGVTLRLAPRQTGSMRRSMCSLCLTTHPSSGVALMSARKARRTGSEADSVGEYICTDLACSLYVRGKKKAEPGGRLEESLTTEEKIERTTARLSAFLDKLFV; via the coding sequence ATGAGGGAACTGACCGAAGACCTGATCCGCAACTCGTTCGTCAACTGCTCCAAGGGCGAGGCCAAGCGGCTCGCCGTGCCCCGTGACCTGGCCGAACAGCCATGGGAGGACTTGGACTTCCTGGGTTGGCGAGATCCGGGAGCGCCGGACCGCTGCTACCTGGTCGCCGAGCACGGCGGCGAGCTGATCGGTGTGACGCTCCGGCTGGCGCCGCGCCAGACCGGCTCGATGCGCCGAAGCATGTGCTCGCTCTGCCTCACCACGCACCCGTCCAGCGGCGTGGCGCTGATGAGCGCCCGCAAGGCGCGCCGGACCGGCAGCGAGGCGGACTCGGTGGGCGAGTACATCTGCACCGACCTGGCCTGCTCGCTCTACGTCCGCGGCAAGAAGAAGGCCGAGCCGGGCGGGCGGCTGGAGGAGTCGCTGACCACGGAGGAGAAGATCGAGCGCACCACCGCGAGGCTGTCCGCCTTCCTGGACAAGCTCTTCGTCTGA
- the rfbB gene encoding dTDP-glucose 4,6-dehydratase: MHLLVTGGAGFIGSHYVRMLLGDPGRPELRVTVLDKLTYAGNPANLAPLAGDRRLEFRQGDINDRRLLDELLPGVDTVVHFAAESHVDRSIADGSEFVRTNVLGTQSLLDAALRHGTGRFVHVSTDEVYGSIEHGSWPETHPLQPNSPYAASKAAADLMVLAYHRTHGLDVSITRCSNNYGPRQFPEKVVPLFVTRLIEGRTVPLYGDGANVRDWLHVADHCRGIELVRAKGQPGEVYNLGGGTELSNRELTERLLRAFGADWSRVRQVPDRKGHDLRYSVDWSKAREELGYRPRQELAAGLAATVDWYRENPGWWRPLQQRAAATG, encoded by the coding sequence ATGCACCTACTCGTCACCGGTGGCGCCGGCTTCATCGGCTCGCACTACGTGCGGATGCTGCTCGGGGACCCGGGGCGGCCCGAGCTGCGGGTCACCGTCCTCGACAAGCTCACCTACGCGGGCAATCCGGCCAACCTCGCCCCGCTGGCCGGCGACCGCCGGCTGGAGTTCCGGCAGGGCGACATCAACGACCGCCGGCTGCTCGACGAACTCCTCCCCGGCGTGGACACCGTGGTGCACTTCGCCGCCGAGTCCCACGTCGACCGGTCGATAGCGGACGGCTCCGAGTTCGTCCGGACCAATGTGCTGGGCACCCAGAGCCTGCTGGACGCCGCACTGCGCCACGGCACCGGGCGTTTCGTCCACGTCTCCACGGACGAGGTGTACGGCTCGATCGAGCACGGCTCCTGGCCGGAGACCCACCCGCTGCAGCCGAACTCCCCGTACGCCGCCTCGAAGGCCGCCGCCGACCTGATGGTGCTCGCCTACCACCGCACCCACGGCCTGGACGTCTCGATCACCCGCTGCTCCAACAACTACGGCCCGAGGCAGTTCCCGGAGAAGGTGGTGCCGCTCTTCGTCACCCGGCTGATCGAGGGGCGCACCGTGCCGCTGTACGGCGACGGCGCCAACGTCCGGGACTGGCTGCACGTGGCGGACCACTGCCGGGGCATCGAGCTGGTGCGGGCGAAGGGGCAGCCGGGGGAGGTCTACAACCTCGGCGGCGGCACGGAGTTGTCCAACCGGGAGCTGACCGAGCGGCTGCTGCGGGCCTTCGGGGCCGACTGGTCCCGGGTCCGGCAGGTCCCCGACCGCAAGGGGCACGACCTGCGGTACTCGGTGGACTGGAGCAAGGCGCGCGAGGAGCTCGGCTACCGGCCGCGGCAGGAGCTGGCCGCCGGTCTGGCGGCCACGGTCGACTGGTACCGGGAGAATCCGGGCTGGTGGCGGCCGCTTCAGCAGCGCGCGGCCGCCACCGGCTGA
- the fusA gene encoding elongation factor G has translation MRTTSLSTRVTSPLAAVRNLGILAHVDAGKTTVTERILYLTGTTHKRGEVHDGTTVTDFDSQERDRGITIFAAAVTCAWDGHRINLIDTPGHVDFADEVERSLRVLDGAVAVFDAVAGVEPQSESVWRQADRHGVPRIAFVNKLDRAGADLDTAVASIRERLHPAPLVVQLPIGREDGFTGVVDLLRMRSLVWADDRDGFTDGPVPEELRDEAQRRRRLLEEAVAELHPLALEEFCERSTLTEATLAAALRDLTRTGDGVVVLCGSAYRNRGIEPLLDAAVAYLPSPLDVPAVRGTVDGSADGSVQERPADPGAPFAALVFKVNSTATGRLTYLRVYSGTVRKGDTVLDTGARRGERIARILRVQADRHQEVDQAVAGDIVAVVGPKAARAGATLCLPAAPLVLEPPTVADPVVSVAVEARRSTDTERLVTALARLVEEDPSLTVRTDPETGQTVLSGMGELHLEVAVEKIRRALGLEVNVGRPQVAYRETVGRGVSALVYRHVKQDGGAGQFAHVVLDVEPLADADFAFRSTVVGGRVPQEYVRAVEAGCRDALAEGPLGGHPVTGLRVTLTDGATHSKDSSELAFRTAGRLALREALRACTMVLLEPVVEVTATVPDEAVGGVLGDLAARRGRVTGQSARAGTAVVTAVVPLAELFGYATRLRSRTQGRGTFTARPTGYAPAPPS, from the coding sequence GTGCGTACCACCTCCCTCAGCACTCGTGTCACCAGTCCGCTCGCCGCCGTCCGCAACCTCGGCATCCTCGCCCACGTCGACGCCGGCAAGACCACCGTCACCGAGCGGATCCTCTACCTCACCGGCACCACCCACAAGCGCGGCGAGGTCCACGACGGCACCACCGTCACCGACTTCGACTCCCAGGAGCGCGACCGCGGCATCACCATCTTCGCCGCGGCCGTGACCTGCGCCTGGGACGGCCACCGGATCAACCTGATCGACACCCCCGGCCACGTCGACTTCGCCGACGAGGTGGAGCGCTCACTTCGGGTGCTCGACGGCGCGGTCGCGGTCTTCGACGCCGTCGCCGGGGTCGAGCCGCAGAGCGAGTCGGTCTGGCGGCAGGCCGATCGGCACGGGGTGCCGCGGATCGCCTTCGTCAACAAGCTCGACCGGGCCGGCGCCGACCTCGACACCGCGGTCGCCTCGATCCGCGAGCGGCTGCACCCGGCACCACTGGTGGTGCAGCTGCCGATCGGTCGGGAGGACGGGTTCACCGGCGTGGTGGACCTGCTGCGGATGCGGTCACTGGTCTGGGCCGACGACCGCGACGGCTTCACCGACGGGCCGGTGCCCGAGGAGCTGCGGGACGAGGCGCAGCGACGCCGCCGGCTGCTCGAGGAGGCGGTCGCGGAGCTCCACCCGCTCGCGCTGGAGGAGTTCTGCGAACGGTCGACGCTGACCGAGGCGACGTTGGCCGCCGCACTGCGCGACCTGACCCGTACCGGCGACGGCGTGGTGGTGCTCTGCGGATCGGCGTACCGCAACCGTGGCATCGAGCCGCTGCTCGACGCGGCGGTGGCCTACCTGCCCTCGCCGCTGGACGTGCCGGCGGTGCGCGGCACCGTCGACGGTTCGGCGGACGGCTCGGTGCAGGAGCGGCCCGCCGACCCGGGGGCGCCGTTCGCGGCGCTGGTCTTCAAGGTCAACTCGACCGCCACCGGGCGGCTGACCTACCTGCGGGTGTACTCGGGAACGGTCCGGAAGGGGGACACGGTGCTGGACACCGGCGCGCGACGCGGCGAGCGGATCGCCCGGATCCTGCGGGTCCAGGCCGACCGGCACCAGGAGGTGGACCAGGCCGTGGCCGGGGACATCGTCGCGGTGGTCGGACCGAAGGCGGCCCGGGCCGGCGCCACCCTCTGCCTGCCCGCCGCCCCGCTGGTCCTAGAACCGCCGACGGTGGCCGACCCGGTCGTCTCGGTCGCGGTCGAGGCCCGGCGCAGCACCGACACCGAACGCCTGGTGACGGCGTTGGCCCGACTGGTCGAGGAGGATCCCTCGCTGACCGTCCGGACCGACCCCGAGACCGGTCAGACGGTGCTGTCGGGGATGGGCGAACTGCACCTGGAGGTCGCGGTGGAGAAGATCCGTCGCGCCCTCGGGCTGGAGGTCAACGTCGGTCGCCCGCAGGTGGCCTACCGCGAGACGGTCGGCCGTGGGGTGTCCGCACTGGTCTACCGGCACGTCAAGCAGGACGGCGGCGCCGGCCAGTTCGCCCATGTCGTGCTCGACGTGGAGCCGCTGGCCGACGCGGACTTCGCCTTCCGGTCCACGGTGGTCGGCGGCCGGGTGCCGCAGGAGTACGTCCGCGCGGTGGAGGCCGGCTGCCGGGACGCGCTCGCCGAGGGCCCGCTCGGCGGGCACCCGGTGACCGGGCTGCGGGTCACCCTGACCGACGGGGCCACCCACTCCAAGGACTCCTCGGAGCTGGCGTTCCGCACCGCCGGCCGGCTCGCCCTGCGGGAGGCCCTGCGCGCCTGCACCATGGTGCTGCTGGAACCGGTGGTCGAGGTCACCGCCACCGTGCCCGACGAGGCCGTCGGCGGCGTGCTCGGCGACCTGGCGGCCCGTCGCGGCCGGGTCACCGGCCAGTCCGCCCGGGCCGGCACCGCGGTGGTCACGGCGGTGGTCCCGCTGGCCGAACTGTTCGGCTACGCAACCCGTTTGCGCAGCCGAACCCAGGGCCGCGGCACCTTCACCGCCCGCCCCACCGGCTACGCCCCGGCCCCGCCGAGCTAG
- a CDS encoding glyceraldehyde-3-phosphate dehydrogenase, which yields MTVNEDVFTNWKTREEIAESMIPIIGRLHRERDVTVLLHSRSLVNKSVVSILKTHRFARQIAGEELSVTETLPFLQALTALDLGPSQIDIGMLAATYATDSRGLSVAEFTAEAVAGATGANKLDRREPRDVVLYGFGRIGRLLARLLIEKAGSGNGLRLRAIVVRKSDDDDIVRRASLLRRDSIHGQFQGTITVDEANNKIIANGTEIAVIYSNDPTTVDYTAYGINDAILVDNTGRWRDREGLSKHLRPGIAKVVLTAPGKGDVPNIVHGVNHDTIKPDEQILSCASCTTNAIVPPLKAMADEYGVLRGHVETVHSFTNDQNLLDNYHSSDRRGRSAALNMVITETGAASAVAKALPDLNAKITGSSIRVPVPDVSIAILNLQLARETTREEVLDYLRDVSLTSPLRRQIDFISAPDAVSSDFIGSRHASIVDAGATKVEGDNAILYLWYDNEFGYSCQVVRVVQHVSGVEYPTYPAPAVAGDLAQ from the coding sequence GTGACTGTCAATGAGGACGTGTTCACGAACTGGAAGACCCGCGAGGAGATCGCGGAGTCGATGATCCCGATCATCGGCCGACTGCACCGGGAGAGGGACGTCACCGTCCTGCTGCACAGCCGCTCCCTGGTGAACAAGTCGGTGGTCAGCATCCTCAAGACGCACCGGTTCGCCCGCCAGATCGCCGGTGAGGAGCTCTCGGTCACCGAGACCCTGCCGTTCCTGCAGGCGCTCACCGCGCTCGATCTCGGTCCCTCCCAGATCGACATCGGCATGCTCGCCGCGACCTACGCCACCGACAGCCGGGGTCTGTCGGTGGCGGAGTTCACCGCGGAGGCGGTCGCCGGCGCCACGGGGGCCAACAAGCTGGACCGCCGCGAGCCGCGCGATGTGGTGCTCTACGGGTTCGGTCGGATCGGTCGCCTGCTGGCCCGCCTGCTGATCGAGAAGGCCGGTTCGGGCAACGGTCTGCGGCTGCGCGCCATCGTGGTCCGCAAGAGCGACGACGACGACATCGTCCGCCGGGCCTCGCTGCTGCGCCGGGACTCCATCCACGGCCAGTTCCAGGGCACCATCACGGTCGACGAGGCGAACAACAAGATCATCGCCAACGGCACCGAGATCGCGGTGATCTACTCGAACGACCCGACCACCGTGGACTACACGGCGTACGGCATCAACGACGCGATCCTGGTCGACAACACCGGCCGCTGGCGCGACCGCGAGGGCCTGTCGAAGCACCTGCGCCCCGGTATCGCCAAGGTGGTGCTGACCGCGCCGGGCAAGGGCGACGTCCCCAACATCGTGCACGGCGTCAACCACGACACGATCAAGCCGGACGAGCAGATCCTGTCCTGCGCCTCCTGCACCACCAACGCGATCGTCCCGCCGCTGAAGGCGATGGCGGACGAGTACGGCGTGCTGCGCGGCCACGTGGAGACCGTCCACTCGTTCACCAACGACCAGAACCTGCTGGACAACTACCACAGCTCGGACCGCCGCGGCCGTTCGGCGGCGCTCAACATGGTGATCACCGAGACCGGTGCCGCCTCCGCCGTCGCCAAGGCGCTGCCCGACCTCAACGCGAAGATCACCGGCAGTTCGATCCGGGTGCCGGTGCCGGACGTCTCGATCGCGATCCTCAACCTGCAGCTCGCGCGTGAGACCACCCGCGAGGAGGTCCTCGACTACCTGCGCGACGTGTCGCTGACCTCGCCGCTCAGGCGTCAGATCGACTTCATCAGCGCTCCCGACGCGGTCTCCAGCGACTTCATCGGCTCGCGCCACGCTTCGATCGTGGACGCCGGCGCCACCAAGGTCGAGGGCGACAACGCGATCCTCTACCTGTGGTACGACAACGAGTTCGGCTACTCCTGCCAGGTCGTCCGGGTCGTCCAGCACGTCTCCGGGGTCGAGTACCCGACCTACCCGGCCCCGGCGGTCGCGGGGGATCTCGCGCAGTGA
- a CDS encoding ATP-binding protein, giving the protein MSTPTATATAITCRTASLRTSTEPSSVPELRQFARAVAQEWGVPGEVDEALALIVTELVANAVRHSGSPEVALLLSVTGLVLTVEVRDRGHWRARARRRCAEDTACNGRGLQLVAAYASVCEVSRTRSGTRVVAELRLAA; this is encoded by the coding sequence ATGTCCACCCCAACTGCCACCGCAACCGCCATCACCTGCCGCACGGCCTCTCTCCGCACCAGCACCGAGCCCTCGTCCGTGCCGGAGCTGCGGCAGTTCGCGCGGGCCGTGGCACAGGAGTGGGGAGTGCCCGGTGAGGTGGACGAGGCGCTGGCGCTGATCGTCACGGAACTGGTCGCCAATGCCGTCCGGCACAGCGGCAGTCCCGAGGTGGCGCTGCTGCTGTCCGTCACCGGCCTGGTGCTGACCGTCGAGGTCCGGGACCGCGGGCACTGGCGGGCTCGGGCCCGCAGACGCTGCGCCGAGGACACGGCGTGCAACGGGCGCGGCCTGCAGTTGGTGGCGGCGTACGCCTCGGTCTGCGAGGTCAGCCGGACCCGCAGCGGTACCCGGGTGGTGGCCGAGCTGCGACTCGCCGCCTGA